The following nucleotide sequence is from Psychroflexus torquis ATCC 700755.
TTCACGATGAGTATACTTTTAATCAGTTTAGGATTTATCTGTTGTCTAGTTGGCTTAGTAGGCAGCGTCCTTCCTGTCGTTCCCGGATTAATCATAAGCTGGTTGGGGATTTTATTGTTATTCTGGGTCCCCGAAGTAGAAGTGAGTTCCAGTCTGCTTTGGATCACATTGGCAGTGACGTTGCTCATTTTAATCCTAGACTACATCATTCCTATTCTAGGAACAAAAAAACTAGGAGGTAGTAAATTTGGGATGTATGGTGCAGGGGTTGGACTTGTGGTAGGCTTCATTGCTCCTATTCCTTTAGGAATTCTCATCGGTCCCTTTGTTGGAGCTTATTTAGGTGAAGTGGTTTTTGCCAAAAAGGCGAGTCGACCCGCTTTAAAAGCGGCACTAGGATCTTTTCTAGGCTTTTTAACGTCTACGGTTTTGGAGCTAATGGCGAGTTTATCGTTTTTTGTGATTTTTATGTACAAACTCATTCAGTATAGAGCTGTTTTATTCTGAATTTGATCTAAGTTCGCTTAACGCCAAGAAGCCTGTTGCCTTATGCTTATTAGTATCATCATACCTAGCCTTAACGAAGAAACACATATAGCGAAAACCCTAAGGCATACCTTGAAATTAAAGGGGAATTTTGAAATCCTTGTGGTCGATGGGGGAAGCAATGATCGAACTTTAGAAATCGTTAAAGACTTTTCTGAGGTAAAGCGTTTATGCTCTCCAAAAGGTCGTGCCTTACAAATGAATCTAGGAGCTAGACACGCACAAGGAGAAATATTGGTATTTCTTCATGCGGATACCTTTCTCCCCAAGGAGGCCTATGCCTCTATCTATCAGCTTTGTAAAGCTAAGAATACGGTGGGTGGCAGTTTCCGACTAGTGGTGGACGACCCAAATCCTATTTTCAAAATATACACGTGGTTCAGTCAATGGAACCTTGAGTTTTTCACTTATGGTGACCATGCCCTATTTATTAAGAAACGAGTTTTTGAAACCGTCACTGGTTTTAAACCTATTCCCTTTATGGAAGATGTCGAAATTCAACATCGGCTACGGCGTGAAGGCCGATTTAAAAAATCTAAGCTAGCCGTGGTCACTTCCGGCCGACGCTTTCGAAACAATGGGCTCATTTTTCAAATTACTGTAGACTTTCTTTTGGTGATGCTTTTTAAGCTAGGAATTGCACCAAAACGCTTAAAAAAATACTATCCAGATAACATCTCGTTCAAAAATAGAAATAAAAAATAGACTATTTCTATTTCAGAAACAGGCCTAAAACCCAAGTATAGATAAGATTATGTACATATATTTTTAAATTTTATTTACTCATTTTAACAAAATACTAAGTATCATATGGCAACATGTTTTAGCATAATGCCGTTATTTACGCCAAATTAAATTAAAATTATGATAAAAAAAAGAACATTATTTTTGGCCGTAAGCCTATCTGTAATTCTTGCTAGCTGTGTATCCAAAAAGAAATATACAGAACTAGAGGGTAATTTGAATGAGACGGAATCTGAGCTCGTACAAACGCGTTTAGAAAAAGAAGATCTGGAAAGTCAAATGGAGCAGATTGAAATGCGTGTGGAGGGTTACAATAACAAAATAGCCTCTTTAAGTACGGAGAAAGAAGGTATGATGGTACAAGTGCCGAACGAAAACTTAGTCCTATCTGAAAACAACAAAGCTGCAATGCGAAAAACTTTAAAAAGTGTTCCTGCTGCTAAACTCGAAGGTGCTAAGTCTTTAAAAGATTCGTTGAACATCGCTATTGCTCATAACATTTCTAAAAATATGGGAGAGTCTGGGAGTGACCTCAATATTTCTATTGAAGAAACTATGGTGAAAATCAATATTGACGACAACCTGCTTTTTGGTGACAGTAGCTTTAGAGTGGGGAGTGATGCAGACGAAATCCTATCCAGAATTGCAAAGGTTTTAAATTCTGAACCTTCCCTAGAAGTTTTGGTAGAAGGACACACCGACAGTAGAACTATAAAAAAAGATAGTTATATTATAGATAACTGGGATCTTAGCGCTAGAAGAAGTGCTGCGATTGTAAGACGACTTGAAAATAAATTTGGAGTTGCTTCTGATCAGTTGATTGTTGCTGGGCGTTCTAGTTATGATCCTTTAGTACCTAACGATACTAAAGACAATATGGCAAAAAACAGAAGAACACAAATCGTGATTATGCCAAACCTAGATAAATTTTTTGCTATGCTAGGGGATGACTAATCTCGAGTAAGCTAAGTGTCTAGTCCGAAATAAGGGATACTGATTACTAAAGAATGAGTCCACATTGAAAAAACTTACTTATGGAAAAATAAATAAATTTACCGTCAGTTCTGCTTTGCTTCTCGATACATTTTCTTATCTCACTATCGCTCGTAAAAAAACACTCGAAGTGACAAAATTTTTATTAAAATCCTTTTTCGGTGTCGACCCAAGAATTAGATTTATAACAAAAAGCTTAACGATGCTAGCATCGTTAAGCTTTTTTGGTTTGTATTGTTTTGAGTTTGTTTTGTTTGTGTAATTCTATAGGTGTTAGCAGATGGTTCGATAAATGTGGTCTAAAATTAGTAAAGGGCCGACTCTTCTAATTCTCCCTTACTTGCAAATCTCAGACCAGTTAACAAGATATATAGGACTAGCACTATCGGCGAGACAAGATCTAGAAGTGATCACAGGTAAAAATTTTAGAGAGGTGATTGGAAGATTGATTTAAATTGATTAAATTTAAATGCATTTTATAGCTATTTAGCGATGTAAAATACAGACCAGCTCAGTCAGTACACTCTATACACATTAGACCAATATTAAAGTTGAAAATTTATTAACTTTAAAAGGTATCAAAGAATAATTCATCAATGTCTGAAAATAGTAAACCACCAAAAAAGAGGATAGAATATCGCGGTAAGATTCTCCGTGTTTCTAGAACAGGAGGGGTTTCTGCTACTAAAACACTGTCAAAGGAGGGCTATGGAGCTACTATAAATACCAATCATGGTGTTAGGCTTCATAAAAGACTATTTAAAGGGGCTAGAATGGGGTTTCAACGTGGAAATTTTCAATTTATAGGTCGATATAAAAGTGGTCCTTTCAACTTTAATATTTCAAAAGGGGGTGTGAGTACGTCCATAAAAAACAAAAGAGGCTCTTATAATTTATTTAAACCCAATTACTCGAGTTTTAAATTAGGAGGTGTACAGCTAAGAGGTAAAAATGCAGCTACGCTTCAATTACTCTTTTTAGCAGTGAGTCTTTTTATAAATATTATTAAGGTTTTATGGCATATTTCAATAGCTGTAGTATGGTTTATATTTTTAGCTATAAAATGGTTTGTAGATTTTTTAATTGGATTTTACAGAGGATCTACTTCTAATACCTAATTATATTTATAACGCCGAATGAATAAATTGAATTATACTACGACGTTGCTTAGCACATGTTTTTGGATGGATTGAAGAAAAACATATAAGCATACTTGAATTCAACCAAGCCGAATTTTAAATTTTTATGTTTATTTTTCTTTCTCTAAACGTAACAAAATTAAAATTTGGCACACTTTGTAAATAGACAAAAACCTCTGTAAAAGCCTATAATAGCTATGTTTTATATAAATTGTTAGCCCTTGTTGTTTTCGCGCTTTTTAAATTCAATATTTGACTTTAATATGCCTTACATGCCGCTTTTTATTTTGTGTTTTTCAGACTCTTTTATTAATAAATTATCTGCGTACTCAAGTTTAGTGAAATAATCATTTTTTAAAGATTGAAATAACTCTAAAATAATTTGGAGCTTTCTATCCTTTTTTTGGTTCTCAATTTCTATTGATAAAAATAGGAATTAAATTTTGTTAGCTTTTAATTGCGCTTTAAAAGAAATTAAAATCGCTCCAATTACATTAATTATTGGCGCAGTTATTCCACCAATTGTATCGCCGATTTGACCTGTCTGACTAAGATCAAAATTATCCCAATATGCAGGTTTAGTAAAATAAAATGAGTGTGATTCCTAAAATTAGTATGACTGTTTTATAATTAAAAGTGGGTTTATTTAACTCCGCCATTTTTTTCTAATAACAGCTAACATCTAAATAATACCAAATTAGACCTATAATGACGCAATAAATCGTTTTACCGATACGAATTCGGCACAGGCTTTTTTCGCCTGCTTTTCATCAAAAATAATTACCGTAGCAAAGGCTATGCTAGTTATTTTTGATTTCAATAAATCAAAAAACCTGTGCTGAGCTACGTCGTAGTATAATTCAATTTATTCATACGGCATTATAAATATAATTTGGTATAAGACCAGTGAGAGTATCTACCTTGAATATCTCTAAAGTGAGCTTTTCCTTTCCAAAATATGCAAATAGCGACTTCCCTTCATTGATCTTATTATTTGTTAGCAACAACATGTCCATTGTCGTATAATTATCCTCCTTGGTCGGCTTCTATGAAATGTATCTATGGACGCTAAATTCGGTCAACTGAAAAGAGGTCAATCATCTGGTCTCTACCTCTCAACTCGAAAGAGCCTTTGGCTTGAGCTTCATACTTCTTTCCCAGATCCAAGACGGCTTCCAACGTTTGTGAAATGAGTAGATCCACACCCTCTTCATTACATTGACCTTGTATACGAGCAGTGGTATTTAGCACATCCCCTGTAAAAAGAATTTCCTTCTTGATTACACCAACTGACCCAGCTGTTACTTGTCCGGAGTGAATTCCTGCTTTAAATCTTGGAACAACTCCAAACTTTTGTTGGTAAGACGAGGAACGTTTTTCCATTTGATCCTTGATTAAGAAAAAACATCGAACGCAATTATTGTCTTTGATTCCTTTTTTATAATACCAAGACACAACAATTTCGTCACCAACATATTGATATATTTCACCTTCAGTCGATACGATTGCACTTGTCATGTCTCGATAATAATCGTTGAGCAATTGATAGTACTGTTTATGTCCAATTTTCTCTGCGATGGTGGTTGAAGATTTCATGTCCAGAAACATAAATACACGATCCTCCACTTTAGATTTAGAATATTTGCCTGTAAAAAAATTAGTAATCGCCCTTAAGCCAATGTAATCTACCATTTCTGAATAAAAAAGACTTGTTCCTATAAGAACAAAGGTGTAGCCCAGAGTGGTTAAAAACAAATAATTGAATGTGAAATTTACAACGGGACGAATCAAATCTGAATCTGATTGGGTAAGATTCATTCTCCAAAGATTTAGAATTAAATTAGAAATAATCGCTATTGCAAAAATAATTACCACGTAAAAAATGGTCTTCAGAATCAGCTTAATCAAGAATGGTTTTCTCTGCAGCACGTTTTTGAAGATGTATTCCTCCAGAATACCAAAGATGAGCCCCAAAATAAAAGATTGAATCAACACTGTATTCAAAGAGACCCAGAAATTGTAATAGTTGCCTGTCTCAGGGTAATGGTCAATATTGCCCAAAGTGCTTCGTTCTATGATAATATAAAGCAAACCACCAAACAGGAAGAAAATAATATGTGGTATGATCTTTTTTACGAGCCTAACTCTTTTAGGTGACAGCATATTATTGGTCTATTTAATGACAGGTTTTTGTGTGAATGAAAAAATTAATTATATCAAAAGTAGTATCAAAATAGGACAACAGATTATCTATTTATACCAATTTAGTTTTTAAATGATGCATTAAAAATTTGAATTATTTTTTACTTAGTTGAGGAAAAAAATATAAGCATAGCAATAGTTACGGTTCTATTTTATGACGATTAGTAAGTGAAAAAGAAACTGATTTTATACGGCATTTGAATGCTGAATTGGTATTAGTCAAATATAAAGCTGAATAAGCTCAGGAGTTTCTCTTTTTTGCAGGAAGAAAATCGATTGTAAACTCCATTTCAGTTAACATACTCTAATAATTGTTGCTTACGGTCTCTTATATAGGTATTTGCTCGGGTTAGCACTTAACTCTGCAAGTACAAGCGGAATAGAAAATTTGCGAAGACTTTCGTAAGTATGCTAAAATAAAGCAATTAATTTTACATGTTTTTGCAACAGTTATTTTTTCTCTATTATAAATAATTCTGCTTTTTTAAATGCGATATCAAACAACTCTGTTGATGTTCCACTTCTATTCATAGCTACTGCAACGCTTATGTAGGGATTAAAACGCACTTACCTTTAGGTTTGATATACTTTGTTAATATGCATCAACTTTTGAGTTTGGAACTTAACTCTTACTATTTTTGTGCTTTGTTAGCAATTGTTATTTTTCTTTATGTTTAAAAATCTCATTTGATTTAACCCAATACACTTCACCTTTCGTCACTCCTTTCCATCCACTATTTACAGGAGAACTATATCTTTTCGAGAAGAAAAAATAATTATTGTCAGGCGACATATAGGGACAGTAATAATTCCAATCTTCATTTATATTCTCTCCAAGGTTAAAAAAAGTAGGCCTTTGCCATTTGCCATTTTTTTTGAAAGATACCGCAAACCCCTTTTCATTAGAATATGTATTGGCAGTTATTAAGAAACTTTCATCAGGTGAAACATAAGTACTTCTTTCTCCTTTTTCAGAATTTACTTCAGGACCAATATTTATTGGAGAGTCAAACTTCCCATCTCCTAAATACTGAGCACGATAAATGTCTCTTTTACCTAAGCTACCGGGCCTGTCAGATGTGAAGTACAAACTTCCGTCTGCAACTACAACAGGGTATGATTCTGCATATTCTTGTGTTGATATAGGGTGTTCAACTTTTGTCGCTAATTGCCATTTACCATTATTTTTTTGGCTTTTGTAAATGTCAGGCTTAGACTTTTTTAAATGGTCTTCTGGACTAATACCAAGAAAATACATTGTATTCCCGTCTTGGCTAATTGAAGGGTCAATCGCAACTGACTCTTTTTCTTGGTCAATAAACATTTGTATAGGTTTTGGCAAATTCCAATTACCTTCAATTAATTCAGAATGATGAATAACAAATTTTTTATTAATAATTCTTGTAAAAAACATTTCGGTAAAAGAGGAGTTAAACACCGTATTAATTTCAATGCTGTCCGTGTTAACAATTAACGGAGCAAATAATTTTGGAATTGTAATAGGCGGAGTTTGGTTTAAATACGGTTGATTAGAATTTGTTTGTTTACAGCTTAGCAACAAAAAATTTAGTCCAATTGTTAATAATAGAAAGAGTTTTTTATTCATTTGGTGTTTTTTCTAATAATTGCAAACGACCCGACTATGGTTATTACTATAATTAAAAGTAGTGAACTTTCGATTAAGCACTTAGCCAAATCTTTTTATTTTGTTTTATCTTTTTTTGTTCTAAAGCCAAATCAAAAGATTTGGCGGACTTACTTAAAAGCATTAAACTTTGGGTTAAGCACCAAAACCCGTATTAATTATAGCCATTGTTGTAAGTAGGGCTTTTATCTTTTCAATGCGATATTTTCGTGAACCCATTTTGCTTCTTCTTCAGGTTCTATTTCTCCAACTCTACTACTGCATCGGCTAAAAGTTGCTGCAGGAAAATCATAAGGTTTACTATCCTCAAAATATGGTCCAACTACTCCTAACATCCATCCATCTTTTGCAGCCCAATGCGGTTCATTTGTCATATACTTAAAAACGTGATAAAACACATCATTTCCGTCAAATTCTATTTTCACCTTTTCAAGATGTCTTATCTCATCAGGTGCTTTATCTAATTCAGTTGGGAATTCAAGCCAGTTAACTAAACTACTTTCGGCACCACTTTCAATAGTCAAGTACTCTTTTGGGAACAGTTCCATTTTATCGTGTTCAGATAGTATTTGATGAGTCATTTCACGTGTCTTATTATCTTTTGTATATTCAATAACATCTTCCTTTGTTATTTCTTCTCCGTTTTCTAATTTTTCGTGAATAGGTTGAATTCTTTCAGATCTCAATTTGTGAGTTTGAGCACTTTCTTTTTTAGATGCAAAATATCTGTAAATTATAAACACCATGATTAACAGGACAATAATTCCAATTACTACAAATACTATTTTCATATTTCGCTTTTTGCCTTACTTATAACGTTCCATGTATGGTGTCGTAGCATCCCAAAGGGTGCTACGACACCATACATATTGTTGTGTTTTCGTTCTTTATTTCCAGTTCCGTTTGTAGCGTTGGCAAAGGCATACTCTTTGACAAGTTTTGGCTCGCGCAGCTGGCTTTTCGAGCGACTTGGCAATGTGTATGGCATTATGCGTTGGCTATTACATTCTGTCTATTAATTACATTGAATCCTGTGAGCCTTTAACCAATTTTAGGAATATCTATCTTTTAATTTATTGGCTATTTCTTTAGTTTCTCTATAATTTCTGCCTGTTGTTTGTATCAAAAGAGCATATTCTCTTTGAGAATTAACTAATACAATTTCAATAACACCAGTATTATGAACTTTTCTAATAAACTGTTTACCTCCCCAATTAGTGGAACGTATAGATACAACATAAGGACTATTTCTTATTCTTTTACTCAATGTGTCTAATTCATTTTGTCCGTGATGGTCAGCTATATGAATAGCTTTGTCTTTCGGTAATATAGTAGCTTCAATAAGCTCAACCTCTCCTAAGTTTTCTATAAATTCCGATAAACTCGGATCATCAAAGGATTCTTTATTAAATAGATTGAATTTTAAAACTGTTTCTGATTCAGACCCTTTTTCTATTATTAGAGGTAATTGATTTCTTTGCCATACTTGTCCTGATGAAAAACTAATTGTAAGACTTTCATATAAATGCGCTGCTGCTAATCCAATACAAGATGATTTAGCATAATTATGCTCCTCATCTTCAAAAAAATATCCGGAATTAATATATTCACTATAAATAGTTTCATCATTTTCATTAATGTAAGGGGGGACAATAAAGTCAAATAAAAAGTTTTTTAAATCATGAGAGACTTCTTTATCTATAAACCAATCTTTTAGGGAATAATTAGAGGCCAATTCAATTTCGTAAGTATACTTATCAGAAAATATTTTCTTAAAACCGTTGTTTTTTGCTTTGGCGACCGATTGGATAAATGATTTCATTTTGTCCCTTGCTATATATTTATCAACTGAAACAGGATAAATACTTAGTTCATTTAAAAACAACTCCATACCTATATTAATTTAGCCAATTGGTTACTCCATTCGTCTAAAAGATTTTCAGGGTAGTCACTAAGAGTTCCATTTTTATCTATCAAAATGTCGGTTATAGAAGAAAATTGTTCATCCTCGTCTACAATTTTTTTGAAGTAGAATAGTGTGGTTTTATCTTTTAAAGTAGGTTCTTCTTTTACACCAACTCTAATACCATTTACAATATGGTCTGAATGTGTTTCTATAATAATTTGCACATCATTTTGAGCCACTAAAGCAATTAGTTTACCTAATTCTGCTTGCCCTCTTGGATGAATATGACTTTCGGGGTTTTCTATGATAACTAACGCGCCTTTTTGTGCTGCTAATAATGCTGTAACTACATGTAGGGCATAAGAAATACCAAAACCAACATTTTCTGGTTTAAAAGCGTTTGTTTCTCCAAAAGTTGGTTGATCAAACTCAAAAGCGAGTTCTACAATATCAGAGGTAATATGTTCTGTTTTTACATTTACTTCTGGCGATATTTCACCTAACCAAAGATTTACTTGATGAATTAATTCTTTAACTTTAAATTTTTCTCCTTTATTAGTAGTTGTTATCGTTGTTTTTGGATGAATGCAATTATCGAAAGCAATAGGGTCGTTACCATTTATTTGTAAAAAATCAACAGTGTATTCTCCTTTAGAACCAATATTTCTTTCAATGAAAGCATTAGAGTAACTTCTTTTATGTGTAGATGTAGGTGCAATTCTATCTGCATTTAGATATTGAAACTTATTATTAAATAAGCCTTCACCTTCGTTAATAATAGCTTGATATTCAACTAATTTTTCTATTGTAAAAATA
It contains:
- a CDS encoding adenylate/guanylate cyclase domain-containing protein encodes the protein MNLTQSDSDLIRPVVNFTFNYLFLTTLGYTFVLIGTSLFYSEMVDYIGLRAITNFFTGKYSKSKVEDRVFMFLDMKSSTTIAEKIGHKQYYQLLNDYYRDMTSAIVSTEGEIYQYVGDEIVVSWYYKKGIKDNNCVRCFFLIKDQMEKRSSSYQQKFGVVPRFKAGIHSGQVTAGSVGVIKKEILFTGDVLNTTARIQGQCNEEGVDLLISQTLEAVLDLGKKYEAQAKGSFELRGRDQMIDLFSVDRI
- a CDS encoding DUF456 domain-containing protein, translating into MSILLISLGFICCLVGLVGSVLPVVPGLIISWLGILLLFWVPEVEVSSSLLWITLAVTLLILILDYIIPILGTKKLGGSKFGMYGAGVGLVVGFIAPIPLGILIGPFVGAYLGEVVFAKKASRPALKAALGSFLGFLTSTVLELMASLSFFVIFMYKLIQYRAVLF
- a CDS encoding PD40 domain-containing protein, yielding MNKKLFLLLTIGLNFLLLSCKQTNSNQPYLNQTPPITIPKLFAPLIVNTDSIEINTVFNSSFTEMFFTRIINKKFVIHHSELIEGNWNLPKPIQMFIDQEKESVAIDPSISQDGNTMYFLGISPEDHLKKSKPDIYKSQKNNGKWQLATKVEHPISTQEYAESYPVVVADGSLYFTSDRPGSLGKRDIYRAQYLGDGKFDSPINIGPEVNSEKGERSTYVSPDESFLITANTYSNEKGFAVSFKKNGKWQRPTFFNLGENINEDWNYYCPYMSPDNNYFFFSKRYSSPVNSGWKGVTKGEVYWVKSNEIFKHKEK
- a CDS encoding TIGR04283 family arsenosugar biosynthesis glycosyltransferase, giving the protein MLISIIIPSLNEETHIAKTLRHTLKLKGNFEILVVDGGSNDRTLEIVKDFSEVKRLCSPKGRALQMNLGARHAQGEILVFLHADTFLPKEAYASIYQLCKAKNTVGGSFRLVVDDPNPIFKIYTWFSQWNLEFFTYGDHALFIKKRVFETVTGFKPIPFMEDVEIQHRLRREGRFKKSKLAVVTSGRRFRNNGLIFQITVDFLLVMLFKLGIAPKRLKKYYPDNISFKNRNKK
- a CDS encoding DUF3696 domain-containing protein, which gives rise to MIESIEIKNFKSIKEKHFNLKNLNVLLGLNGQGKSSFIQSLLLLRQSDKIQKGTLRLNGNLINIGTSSDALYQYNKSNMEFNLKFSTTEHNLVFDYIQGSDIFTIEKLVEYQAIINEGEGLFNNKFQYLNADRIAPTSTHKRSYSNAFIERNIGSKGEYTVDFLQINGNDPIAFDNCIHPKTTITTTNKGEKFKVKELIHQVNLWLGEISPEVNVKTEHITSDIVELAFEFDQPTFGETNAFKPENVGFGISYALHVVTALLAAQKGALVIIENPESHIHPRGQAELGKLIALVAQNDVQIIIETHSDHIVNGIRVGVKEEPTLKDKTTLFYFKKIVDEDEQFSSITDILIDKNGTLSDYPENLLDEWSNQLAKLI
- a CDS encoding OmpA/MotB family protein gives rise to the protein MIKKRTLFLAVSLSVILASCVSKKKYTELEGNLNETESELVQTRLEKEDLESQMEQIEMRVEGYNNKIASLSTEKEGMMVQVPNENLVLSENNKAAMRKTLKSVPAAKLEGAKSLKDSLNIAIAHNISKNMGESGSDLNISIEETMVKINIDDNLLFGDSSFRVGSDADEILSRIAKVLNSEPSLEVLVEGHTDSRTIKKDSYIIDNWDLSARRSAAIVRRLENKFGVASDQLIVAGRSSYDPLVPNDTKDNMAKNRRTQIVIMPNLDKFFAMLGDD